Proteins from a single region of Flavobacterium sp. YJ01:
- a CDS encoding RagB/SusD family nutrient uptake outer membrane protein produces MKKIFLLFTAISFLSSCELDREPFNSYTQDKIQEDKEASIEVLLNGCYAQLKGWSDVMHRVGEYPGDNIMIRGTSTDAFYSFISYQHVTNNGRLSVFWNNSYKIISQSSDLIKIIKEGESDAVDQQLGEAYYLRGMIYFYLGKTYGRPYAQSPETNLGVPIVNGLPDDLNNLTLPDRSTVKDTYAQAINDLKKAETLMNADKSAAYATKEAAQAMLSRIYLYMSGTYDSPNQEFATQSIEYSNKVIASGRYSLLSRASFMKYNTYAPDAPEQTETIFAVKQVASEFSGYDHYYGIGGMYANIQGQGWGEMYASAEYLDLLRKAGGKNDARWAFIDPQYATDAAGNKTEAFRFIYDVFNAGGTQTGYNYMQQPLKRNADGSFYITIGTTNYNLTTVNAAENQYSIVYEGKTYTGEKDYMMLLNRVYPMYYITKCSLQDNDSHLHSPIISRLAEMYLNLAEAYAKKGDYANALINLNKVRERAIVGGGYTSLNSTNAVQRIDEERQLELAFEAHRGYDVYRNGQTMTRRYTGPHLPMNDVPATSLRVVQYIPQSEINAYPGTLTQNP; encoded by the coding sequence TTAGACAGAGAACCATTTAATTCCTATACGCAAGATAAAATTCAGGAAGATAAAGAAGCTTCTATTGAAGTTTTACTAAACGGATGTTATGCACAGCTTAAAGGCTGGTCCGACGTTATGCACAGAGTTGGCGAATATCCAGGCGACAACATTATGATTAGAGGAACTTCTACGGATGCATTTTATTCTTTTATTTCTTATCAGCATGTTACCAATAATGGGCGTTTGTCTGTTTTTTGGAATAACAGTTATAAAATAATTTCGCAATCAAGTGATTTAATTAAAATTATTAAAGAAGGAGAAAGTGACGCAGTTGATCAGCAGTTAGGTGAAGCGTATTATTTGAGAGGTATGATTTACTTTTATTTAGGAAAAACATACGGAAGACCTTATGCACAATCTCCTGAAACCAATTTAGGAGTTCCAATTGTAAATGGTCTTCCAGACGACTTAAACAATTTGACTTTACCAGATCGTTCAACTGTAAAAGATACTTATGCACAAGCAATTAATGATTTGAAAAAAGCAGAAACTTTAATGAATGCTGATAAATCTGCTGCTTATGCAACAAAAGAAGCGGCTCAAGCAATGCTTTCTAGAATTTATTTGTACATGAGCGGTACTTATGATTCTCCAAATCAAGAATTTGCAACACAGTCTATCGAATATTCGAATAAAGTAATCGCAAGCGGACGTTACAGTTTATTGAGCCGTGCAAGCTTCATGAAATATAACACTTATGCTCCTGACGCGCCAGAGCAAACCGAAACTATTTTTGCTGTAAAACAAGTTGCTTCTGAGTTTTCTGGTTACGATCACTATTACGGAATTGGTGGTATGTATGCCAATATTCAAGGTCAAGGTTGGGGAGAAATGTATGCGAGTGCTGAGTATTTAGATTTGCTTCGAAAAGCTGGAGGAAAAAATGATGCACGTTGGGCTTTCATCGATCCGCAATACGCTACAGATGCTGCTGGAAACAAAACTGAAGCTTTCCGTTTTATCTACGATGTTTTTAATGCTGGAGGAACTCAAACAGGATACAACTACATGCAGCAACCTTTAAAACGTAATGCTGATGGCTCATTTTATATTACTATCGGAACTACAAACTATAATTTAACAACTGTAAATGCTGCCGAAAATCAGTATTCAATTGTATATGAAGGAAAAACTTATACTGGCGAAAAAGATTATATGATGCTTTTAAACCGTGTATATCCAATGTATTACATTACAAAATGCTCACTTCAGGATAATGATTCTCACTTGCACTCTCCTATTATTTCGAGATTGGCAGAAATGTATTTAAATCTTGCTGAAGCTTATGCTAAAAAAGGAGATTATGCCAATGCTTTAATCAATTTGAATAAAGTTCGCGAAAGAGCTATTGTTGGTGGAGGTTATACTTCTTTAAATAGCACAAACGCTGTACAAAGAATTGATGAAGAACGTCAATTAGAACTTGCGTTTGAAGCACATCGTGGTTATGATGTTTACAGAAACGGACAAACTATGACACGTCGTTATACTGGTCCTCATTTGCCAATGAACGATGTTCCTGCAACAAGTTTACGAGTGGTTCAATACATTCCGCAATCAGAAATTAATGCTTATCCAGGTACTTTGACCCAAAACCCATAA